Proteins from one Cryptomeria japonica chromosome 4, Sugi_1.0, whole genome shotgun sequence genomic window:
- the LOC131875532 gene encoding uncharacterized protein LOC131875532 isoform X1, which produces MLQKEILEIEPQEVSNGLIEEDNQVEMLNKEIQIIISEPRYEEQFKGALEDFITIMLFEEALKDLVEETQVESLPNFFQDRQVAVTDMIHHQLRPPETMLEDETSPEIIFDQLEEMFEAQSIMECLVFEDMLTKFHEDAWFMQDISVKIENLELFKGALSLFQEELPNQDQHVVDARGIVHHQWRPSEVAGDLSSDNTVPSEPEMCQVVSFLNPSLESYYDFDYGDFGKTTCIWIDHGPNELPQLIILSENLPEYEICMVRVCLSVFKDEFARLRTITFAMLLLHNLRNHVKSCIYFASLSRVESGGLVYRFGVGFLFVSLVRGLLSLVLNLP; this is translated from the coding sequence atgctacaaaaggagatccttgagattgaACCGCAGGAGGTTTCAAATGgcctcattgaagaagacaatcaagttgagatgttgaacaaagagatacaaatcatcataagtgagcccaggtatgaagaacaattcaaaggggcgcttgaagatttcatcaccatTATGTTATTTGAGGAAGCATTGAAAGATCTTGTAGAGGAAACACAAGTGGAATCACTCCCCAATTTTTTTCAAGATAGGCAAGTTGCTGTGActgatatgatccatcatcagctcCGACCTCCTGAGACTATGCTTGAAGATGAGACATcacctgagattatctttgatcAACTAGAGGAAATGTTTGAGGCTCAATCCATCATGGAGTGCTTGgtttttgaagatatgctaacaaaatttcatgaagatgcttggtttatgcaagatatctcagtgaAAATAGAGAATCTTGAGTTATTCAaaggggcgctgagcttgtttcaagaagaacttcctaatcaagatcaacatgttgtggatgctcgtggaatagttcatcatcaatggcgacctTCTGAAGTAGCTGGTGACCTCTCTTCCGACAATACAGTTCCGTCTGAGCCAGAAATGtgtcaggttgtctctttccttaatcctagccttgaaagttattatgattttgattacggggattttgggaaaacaacttgcatctggattgatcatggcCCTAATGAATTaccccagttgatcattttgagtgaaaatttgccTGAGTATGAGATATGCATGGTAAGAGTTTGCCTTtctgtatttaaggatgaatttgctcggttgagaaccatcacgtttgccatgctcttgttgcacaacctgagaaatcatgtgaagtcatgtatatattttgcttctttgagtcgtgttGAGTCTGGGGGTCTTGTATATAGGTTTggagtaggttttcttttcgtgtctttagttagaggtcttttgagccttgttcttaatttgccttga
- the LOC131875532 gene encoding uncharacterized protein LOC131875532 isoform X2, with translation MRQHTQGKDLVRAGVTRFATIFLTLQSLLAALTSLKQMFVSGEWLNSPYSRKSEGEAVACIVFDSQFAQRAAEIVKVSEPLVRVLRLVDGDKTPMGYLYEAMDRAKESIKNYYKGDRLKFDPIWEIVDRRWNNQLHQPIHAAGYFLNPRFRFGGSVDVFFVHDQTQNKIPKRYLILS, from the exons atgagacaacacacccaagggaaagatttggtgagagctggtgtcacaaggtttgcaacgattttcttgacgttgcaaagccttcttgctgcattgacttctttgaaacaaatgtttgtgagtggagaatggcttaactcaccttattcaagGAAGTCTGAAGGAGAGGctgtcgcatgcatagtcttcgacagccaatttgcacaaagggctgcagagattgtgaag gtgtcagagcccttggttcgagttcttcgcttggtggatggggataaaaccccaatgggatatctttatgaggccatggatagggccaaggagtctatcaaaaattactacaagggggataggctcaaatttgatcccatttgggaaattgttgataggaggtggaacaatcagctccaccaacccattcatgcagcagggtacttcctcaaccctcgttttaggtttgggggttctgttgatgtgttttttgtacacgaccaaacacagaataaaatacctaaaaggtaccttatcctctcttga